From Prosthecobacter sp., the proteins below share one genomic window:
- a CDS encoding MBL fold metallo-hydrolase RNA specificity domain-containing protein, with product MPPLITVTHPKGIYLPEADLWLDPHFGVRRAFVSHAHSDHVARHDLTFCSEITHQIMAVRKVVKKSGVVQALPMRGVLEWEGWELRLLPAGHITGSAMLHLTRKSDGATLLYTGDYKLRQGLSAERCELMQADTLIMETTFGLPKYRFPPAEEVIAQMLAFVRETLSDGGIPVLLGYSLGKAQEILCALRAVELPVMVHPSVAQITEVLAPHLGALPKWRLFNAEEAAWHVLVFPPGAKIELPKIRTAMLSGWALQSSAKYRYGVDAVFALSDHADHPELHETVERVQPRRIYLVHGSTREFAAELRARGHDARALGAEDQLELSFSAH from the coding sequence ACAGTCACCCATCCGAAGGGGATTTACCTCCCAGAGGCGGATTTGTGGCTTGATCCACACTTTGGGGTGAGGCGGGCGTTTGTTTCGCATGCGCACAGCGATCATGTGGCGCGGCATGATCTGACGTTTTGTTCGGAAATCACGCATCAAATCATGGCGGTGAGGAAGGTGGTGAAGAAATCCGGCGTGGTGCAGGCGCTGCCGATGCGTGGGGTGCTTGAATGGGAAGGCTGGGAGCTGCGGCTGCTGCCGGCGGGGCACATCACAGGATCGGCGATGCTGCATCTGACGCGGAAGTCGGATGGAGCCACGCTGCTCTACACGGGCGACTACAAGCTGCGGCAGGGCTTGAGCGCGGAACGTTGTGAGCTGATGCAGGCGGACACGCTGATCATGGAGACGACGTTTGGCCTGCCAAAGTATCGTTTTCCGCCTGCGGAGGAGGTGATCGCGCAAATGCTGGCGTTTGTGCGTGAAACGTTGAGTGACGGAGGCATTCCGGTGCTGCTGGGTTATTCACTCGGTAAGGCGCAGGAGATTCTGTGTGCGTTGCGAGCTGTGGAGCTGCCGGTGATGGTGCATCCGAGTGTGGCGCAGATCACGGAGGTGCTGGCTCCGCATCTGGGCGCTTTGCCGAAGTGGCGGCTTTTCAACGCGGAGGAGGCCGCATGGCATGTGCTGGTGTTTCCGCCGGGTGCGAAAATCGAGCTGCCCAAGATCCGCACGGCGATGCTGTCGGGCTGGGCGTTGCAATCGAGCGCGAAGTATCGCTATGGCGTCGATGCGGTGTTTGCGCTGAGCGATCACGCGGATCATCCCGAGCTGCACGAGACGGTCGAACGGGTGCAGCCGCGCCGGATTTACCTGGTGCATGGCTCGACGCGGGAGTTTGCGGCGGAATTGCGCGCACGCGGGCATGATGCGCGGGCGCTGGGCGCGGAGGATCAGTTGGAGTTGAGTTTTTCAGCCCACTGA
- a CDS encoding choice-of-anchor D domain-containing protein, whose protein sequence is MSFNVNDTTGDRVAQTDVWVRLGTTAITGTYVATTNNSNLGAHRVVIPAANLRGRLFNGSYYTAGVRAFDSAWLSSGDRFSNSFPYNQPAVTSAPEIGISISGTQIACNSSQNSAANFTSTTVGSEQYNRYTIANTGTGTLTVGALNLSNTTDFSIYAYPASSVAPGQTTSFSIKFRPTSAGTKNCTLNLTNNDSNENPYSFTISGTAQGGSTTITTTSAMERYAAKNTSWLGTFTGTTHQDSTFSYRYYSSGVWLANQTGTNNVWYLWSGTWYSVGSQ, encoded by the coding sequence GTGAGTTTCAACGTCAACGACACCACCGGCGATCGTGTTGCTCAGACGGATGTTTGGGTGCGGTTGGGCACTACTGCCATCACTGGAACTTATGTTGCGACCACCAACAATTCAAACCTGGGAGCTCACCGGGTGGTCATCCCGGCGGCAAACCTGCGCGGCAGATTGTTCAATGGTTCATATTACACGGCAGGAGTCCGGGCCTTTGACAGTGCGTGGCTGAGCAGCGGCGACCGGTTTAGCAATTCCTTCCCCTACAACCAGCCCGCCGTAACCTCCGCCCCGGAGATTGGCATCAGCATCTCCGGCACGCAGATTGCCTGCAATAGCAGCCAGAACTCGGCGGCGAACTTCACCAGCACCACGGTCGGCTCCGAGCAGTACAATCGCTACACCATTGCGAACACCGGCACCGGCACGCTGACGGTGGGAGCGCTGAATCTGAGCAACACGACGGACTTCAGCATCTATGCCTACCCTGCCTCCAGTGTGGCCCCCGGCCAGACGACCTCGTTTTCCATCAAGTTCCGCCCCACCAGTGCCGGCACCAAGAACTGCACGTTGAACCTGACGAACAACGACTCCAACGAAAACCCCTACTCGTTCACCATCTCCGGCACCGCCCAGGGCGGCAGCACCACCATCACGACCACCAGTGCCATGGAGCGCTATGCCGCGAAAAACACGAGCTGGCTGGGCACCTTCACAGGAACCACCCATCAGGACAGCACCTTCTCCTACCGCTATTACAGCAGCGGCGTCTGGCTGGCGAACCAGACCGGCACCAACAATGTGTGGTATCTGTGGAGCGGGACGTGGTACTCTGTAGGCAGCCAGTAA
- a CDS encoding shikimate kinase has translation MKVLIAGCGFVGERAADLLHAAGHEVIGLTHSPESAARLAAKPWRTEACDISDRDSVAKLNVTGIDAVIHCASSSRGGAEMYQAVYVDGMRHLVTAFPQAFALYSSSSSVYPQVSGEIVDESSPAEPERDTGRLLREAENIALNAGGAVARLAGIYGPERSFVLKNLLEGKAAIEGNNGQGRLLNQIHADDAAAALAHIVTQRLGGIFNVVDDAQMTQKQCSERLCAIFGLKLPPVREPDPNRKRGWSHKRVSNTKLHASGWKPRYPSYFDALRDDPDLVPSIFSLVQGASEVPLPRQPNILLIGLMGSGKTTVGRIVAQMIGFQLVDTDHLIVETAGKSIPDIFASEGEAGFRLRESTALRSLLGRRGCVIATGGGIVTQPRNLPLLRHLGYTVWLDADPERLARRTAMNSNRPLLNGEENPKAKLERLLAERKPLYKSLADLRIQTAELTPQETAYGVMESARVFFARRQKLESVG, from the coding sequence ATGAAGGTGCTCATCGCTGGTTGTGGTTTTGTTGGCGAACGTGCCGCCGATCTCCTTCACGCCGCCGGGCATGAGGTGATCGGTCTCACCCATTCGCCCGAATCCGCCGCACGTCTCGCCGCCAAACCCTGGCGCACCGAAGCCTGCGACATCTCGGATCGCGATTCCGTTGCCAAACTCAATGTCACCGGCATCGACGCCGTCATTCATTGCGCCAGTTCCAGCCGTGGCGGCGCCGAAATGTATCAAGCCGTCTATGTCGATGGCATGCGCCATCTGGTGACGGCGTTTCCGCAGGCTTTCGCGCTCTACAGCAGCAGCAGCAGCGTCTATCCGCAGGTGAGCGGCGAAATCGTCGATGAAAGCAGCCCCGCTGAGCCGGAGCGCGACACAGGACGCTTGCTGCGTGAAGCTGAGAACATCGCATTAAACGCGGGTGGAGCCGTCGCCCGCCTCGCGGGTATTTACGGGCCGGAACGGTCCTTCGTTTTGAAAAACCTGCTCGAGGGCAAGGCGGCCATCGAAGGCAACAACGGCCAGGGTCGCCTGCTGAATCAAATTCATGCCGACGATGCCGCTGCCGCGCTCGCCCATATCGTCACACAACGTCTGGGCGGCATCTTCAACGTTGTCGATGACGCCCAGATGACGCAGAAGCAATGCTCCGAACGCTTGTGTGCTATCTTTGGCCTCAAACTGCCTCCCGTGCGCGAGCCCGATCCCAATCGCAAACGCGGCTGGAGCCACAAGCGCGTCTCCAACACCAAACTTCACGCATCAGGATGGAAGCCGCGATATCCAAGTTACTTTGATGCCCTGCGAGACGACCCCGATCTCGTCCCGTCCATCTTCAGCCTCGTTCAGGGTGCCAGCGAAGTTCCCCTGCCCCGCCAGCCGAACATCCTGCTCATCGGCCTCATGGGATCGGGAAAAACCACCGTCGGTCGCATCGTCGCCCAGATGATCGGCTTCCAGCTCGTCGATACCGATCATCTCATCGTCGAAACCGCCGGAAAGAGCATCCCCGACATCTTTGCCAGTGAAGGAGAGGCCGGATTCCGCCTGCGTGAATCCACGGCGCTGCGCTCATTGCTCGGCAGACGTGGCTGCGTCATCGCCACCGGCGGCGGCATCGTCACACAGCCGCGCAATCTGCCGCTCTTGCGTCATCTCGGTTACACCGTCTGGCTGGATGCCGATCCCGAGCGCCTCGCACGCCGCACCGCGATGAACTCCAACCGTCCGCTGCTCAACGGCGAGGAAAATCCCAAGGCCAAGCTCGAACGGCTCCTCGCCGAGCGCAAACCACTCTACAAATCCCTCGCCGACCTGCGCATCCAGACCGCCGAACTCACGCCGCAGGAGACCGCTTATGGCGTCATGGAAAGCGCCCGCGTGTTCTTCGCCCGTCGGCAGAAACTCGAATCAGTGGGCTGA
- a CDS encoding TIGR00282 family metallophosphoesterase, which translates to MNDNTADPADGLFRLLFLGDVVGEPGRKAVAVLLPLLKEELKIDFVVVNGENSAGGRGITPKIAISLMRAGAAVVTSGDHIWDQKEIVSYLGEEPRMLRPMNYPAGTPGSGFIVLESKKCKVAVVNLQGRTFMNQQLDNPFPAIAACVEKLREETPVIFVDFHAEATSEKVAMGWHLDGKVSAVVGTHTHVPTADERVLPKGTAFQSDAGMCGPMDSVIGSQIEPVLERFHTMMPTRFGVGRGAVRVNGALITIDPATGKALSIERIARTWHE; encoded by the coding sequence ATGAACGACAACACGGCTGACCCTGCGGACGGACTGTTCCGCCTGCTTTTTTTGGGCGATGTGGTGGGCGAACCGGGGCGCAAGGCGGTCGCCGTGCTGCTGCCCTTGCTCAAAGAGGAGCTCAAAATCGACTTCGTCGTCGTGAACGGCGAGAACTCCGCCGGAGGCCGCGGCATCACGCCGAAGATCGCCATCAGCCTGATGCGCGCCGGTGCGGCGGTGGTGACGAGCGGGGATCACATCTGGGATCAGAAGGAGATCGTGTCCTATCTCGGCGAGGAGCCGCGCATGCTGCGGCCGATGAACTATCCCGCAGGCACGCCGGGCAGCGGCTTCATCGTGCTGGAGTCAAAAAAGTGCAAAGTGGCCGTGGTGAACCTGCAGGGGCGCACGTTCATGAACCAGCAGCTCGACAATCCCTTTCCCGCCATCGCCGCCTGTGTCGAAAAACTCCGTGAGGAGACGCCGGTGATCTTCGTCGATTTCCACGCTGAGGCCACGAGCGAAAAAGTCGCCATGGGCTGGCATCTCGACGGCAAGGTCTCCGCTGTCGTCGGCACGCACACGCATGTGCCCACCGCTGATGAACGTGTGCTGCCAAAGGGCACCGCGTTTCAAAGCGATGCCGGCATGTGCGGCCCGATGGATTCCGTCATCGGCAGCCAGATCGAGCCTGTGCTCGAACGTTTTCACACGATGATGCCCACGCGCTTCGGCGTTGGTCGCGGCGCGGTGCGCGTCAATGGCGCCCTGATCACCATCGATCCCGCCACCGGCAAGGCGCTGAGCATCGAGCGCATCGCCCGGACGTGGCATGAGTGA